A stretch of the Perca flavescens isolate YP-PL-M2 chromosome 3, PFLA_1.0, whole genome shotgun sequence genome encodes the following:
- the LOC114550688 gene encoding unconventional myosin-Ic isoform X1: MMELRIQLIPTGEIILPPGKNGENYCHCCKVVASDGVRAMMESALTARDRVGVQDFVLLENFTSEAAFIENLRKRFKENLIYTYIGSVLVSVNPYKDLEIYTKNHMERYRGVNFYEVSPHIYAVADNSYRSMRTERRDQCILISGESGAGKTEASKKILQYYAITCPASEQVQTIKDRLLQSNPVLEAFGNAKTLRNDNSSRFGKYMDIQFDFKGAPVGGHIINYLLEKSRVVHQNHGERNFHIFYQLIEGGEEDLLRALGLERNPQQYQYLVKGNCPKVSSINDRSDWKTVKKALTVIGFNEDDVEELLNIIASVLHLGNMQYGGEEGNVCITSDTQIKYLARLLGVNGAVLTEALTHKKIIAKGEELMSPLNLEQASSARDALSKAVYGRTFTWLVNKINASLTYTDDSHKNYSVIGLLDIYGFEVFQHNSFEQFCINYCNEKLQQLFIELTLKSEQEEYEAEGITWEPVQYFNNKIICDLVEEKFKGIISILDEECLRPGDASDLTFLEKLEDTVGGHAHFVTHKLADAKTRKVMGRDEFRLLHYAGEVNYNVNGFLDKNNDLLFRNLKEVMCMSENKILNQCFDREELSDKKRPETAATQFKASLAKLMEILMSKEPSYVRCIKPNDSKQAGRFDEVLIRHQVKYLGLMENLRVRRAGFAYRRRYEVFLQRYKSLCPDTWPNWQGKLADGVATLVKHLGYKPEEYKLGRSKIFIRFPKTLFATEEALETRKHSLATQLQAGWRGYSQKSKYQKLRTSAIAIQAWYRGILARRRAQRRRQAADTIRRFIKGFIYRHRERCPENEYFLDYVRYSFLMKLHRNLPKNVMDKSWPTPPAALTEASEHLRKLCMQNMVWSYCKKISPEWKHQMEQKMIASELFKDKKDNYPQSVPKLFVSTRLNGEDINPKVVQALGSEKMKYAVPVTKYDRKGYKARPRQLLLTANSAVIVEETKLKQRIDYGALKGISVSSLSDGLFVLHVSSDDNKQKGDVVLQSDHVIETLTKIAICSDKINNININQGSITFTVGQGKEGIIDFTPGSELLVAKAKNGHLSVTAPRLNSR; encoded by the exons GTGGTGGCGAGTGACGGGGTGCGGGCTATGATGGAGTCGGCCCTGACAGCCAGAGACCGGGTGGGCGTGCAGGACTTTGTCCTGCTGGAGAACTTCACCAGCGAGGCCGCCTTCATAGAGAACCTGCGCAAACGCTTCAAAGAGAACCTCATCTAT ACATACATTGGTTCAGTGCTAGTGTCAGTTAACCCATACAAAGACCTGGAGATCTACACCAAGAACCACATGGAGCGATACCGTGGAGTCAACTTCTACGAGGTCTCACCACACAT CTATGCAGTGGCAGACAACTCGTACCGCTCCatgaggacagagaggagggacCAGTGCATCCTGATCTCTGGGGAGAGTGGCGCCGGGAAGACTGAGGCATCAAAGAAGATCCTGCAGTATTACGCCATCACCTGTCCAGCCAGCGAGCAGGTGCAGACCATCAAAGACCGCCTGCTGCAGTCCAACCCTGTGCTGGAG GCCTTTGGCAATGCCAAGACCTTGCGTAACGACAACTCAAGCCGCTTTGGCAAGTACATGGACATTCAGTTTGATTTTAAG GGTGCCCCAGTTGGAGGCCACATCATTAACTACCTGCTGGAGAAGTCCCGTGTGGTCCACCAGAACCACGGGGAGAGGAACTTCCACATTTTCTATCAGCTGAtcgagggaggggaggaggaccTGCTGAGAGCCCTGGGCCTGGAGAGGAACCCTCAGCAGTACCAGTACCTGGTCAAA GGTAACTGTCCCAAAGTGAGCTCCATCAACGATCGCAGTGATTGGAAGACGGTGAAGAAAGCCTTGACTGTGATTGGCTTCAATGAGGACGATGTGGAG GAGTTGTTGAACATAATTGCCAGTGTGCTCCACCTGGGGAATATGCAGTACGGAGGGGAAGAAGGCAATGTCTGCATCACTTCTGACACGCAGATAAAGTACCTGGCCAGG TTGTTAGGAGTGAATGGGGCAGTGCTGACAGAGGCACTCACACACAAGAAGATAATTGCCAAGGGAGAGGAG cTGATGAGCCCGCTGAACCTAGAGCAAGCGTCATCAGCTCGGGATGCTTTATCCAAGGCAGTGTATGGACGCACCTTCACCTGGCTGGTTAACAAGATCAACGCTTCACTGACATACAcg GATGACTCCCACAAGAATTACTCGGTCATTGGCCTGCTGGACATCTATGGCTTTGAGGTCTTCCAACACAACAG CTTTGAGCAGTTCTGCATCAACTACTGTAACgagaagctgcagcagctcttCATTGAGCTCACCCTAAAGTCAGAGCAGGAGGAGTACGAGGCTGAAGGCATCACG TGGGAGCCTGTGCAGTACTTCAATAACAAAATCATCTGTGACCTGGTGGAGGAGAAGTTCAAAGGCATCATCTCCATTCTG GATGAGGAGTGTCTGAGACCCGGAGACGCCAGTGATCTCACCTTCCTAGAGAAGCTGGAGGACACTGTGGGAGGACACGCGCACTTTGTCAC TCACAAGCTGGCTGATGCAAAGACCCGGAAGGTAATGGGCCGTGACGAATTCAGACTGCTGCATTACGCTGGAGAAGTCAACTACAATGTCAacg GATTTTTGGACAAGAACAACGACCTGCTCTTCAGGAACTTAAAAGAG GTTATGTGTATGTCAGAGAACAAGATCCTGAACCAGTGTTTTGACAGAGAGGAGCTGAGTGACAAAAAACGTCCCGAAACG GCAGCCACCCAGTTCAAAGCCAGTCTGGCGAAACTCATGGAGATCCTCATGTCGAAGGAGCCGTCGTACGTCCGCTGCATCAAGCCCAATGACTCCAAGCAAGCAG GTCGATTTGACGAAGTCTTGATCCGTCACCAGGTCAAGTATCTGGGGCTGATGGAGAATCTGAGGGTGAGGAGAGCCGGCTTTGCTTACAGACGGCGCTATGAGGTGTTCCTTCAGAG GTATAAGTCCCTGTGTCCAGATACATGGCCTAACTGGCAGGGGAAGCTGGCCGATGGAGTGGCCACACTGGTCAAACACCTGGGATACAAGCCAGAGGAGTACAAACTGGGCAG ATCCAAAATCTTCATCCGTTTTCCAAAGACGTTGTTTGCCACCGAGGAAGCACTTGAGACCAGGAAACATAGTCTTG CCACCCAGCTTCAGGCAGGATGGAGAGGCTACAGCCAGAAGTCCAAATACCAAAAACTCAGAACCTCAG CTATTGCCATCCAGGCGTGGTATAGAGGGATCCTGGCCAGGAGGAGAGCCCAGCGCAGGAGACAGGCTGCTGATACTATCCGCAG GTTCATCAAAGGCTTCATTTACCGCCACAGAGAACGCTGTCCAGAGAACGAGTATTTTCTGGATTATGTGCGCTACTCCTTCCTTATGAAGCTGCACAGAAACCTGCCCAAGAACGTCATGGACAAGAGCTGGCCGACACCTCCAGCTGCTCTCACCGAG GCTTCAGAGCATTTGCGTAAGCTGTGCATGCAGAACATGGTGTGGAGCTACTGCAAGAAGATCAGTCCTGAGTGGAAACACCAG ATGGAGCAGAAGATGATCGCCAGTGAGCTCTTTAAGGACAAGAAGGACAACTACCCACAGAGCGTGCCCAAACTGTTTGTCAGCACAAGACTCA ATGGTGAGGACATTAACCCCAAGGTGGTGCAGGCTCTGGGCAGTGAGAAGATGAAG TATGCAGTGCCAGTCACCAAGTACGATAGAAAAGGCTACAAGGCTCGGCCCCGCCAGCTGCTGCTCACCGCCAACAGTGCCGTTATCGTTGAGGAGACCAAACTCAAGCAGCGCATCGACTACGGAGCTctgaaag GTATCTCAGTCAGCTCTCTCAGTGACGGCTTGTTCGTTCTGCATGTGTCCAGTGACGACAACAAACAGAAG GGAGATGTTGTTCTGCAGAGTGACCATGTGATCGAGACCTTGACCAAGATTGCGATCTGTTCtgacaaaataaacaacatcaACATTAACCAGGGCAG CATAACGTTTACAGTGGGTCAGGGGAAAGAGGGGATCATAGACTTCACGCCCGGATCAGAACTACTGGTGGCCAAGGCTAAGAACGGACACTTGTCTGTG ACGGCTCCCAGACTGAACTCCAGATGA
- the LOC114550688 gene encoding unconventional myosin-Ic isoform X3: protein MMESALTARDRVGVQDFVLLENFTSEAAFIENLRKRFKENLIYTYIGSVLVSVNPYKDLEIYTKNHMERYRGVNFYEVSPHIYAVADNSYRSMRTERRDQCILISGESGAGKTEASKKILQYYAITCPASEQVQTIKDRLLQSNPVLEAFGNAKTLRNDNSSRFGKYMDIQFDFKGAPVGGHIINYLLEKSRVVHQNHGERNFHIFYQLIEGGEEDLLRALGLERNPQQYQYLVKGNCPKVSSINDRSDWKTVKKALTVIGFNEDDVEELLNIIASVLHLGNMQYGGEEGNVCITSDTQIKYLARLLGVNGAVLTEALTHKKIIAKGEELMSPLNLEQASSARDALSKAVYGRTFTWLVNKINASLTYTDDSHKNYSVIGLLDIYGFEVFQHNSFEQFCINYCNEKLQQLFIELTLKSEQEEYEAEGITWEPVQYFNNKIICDLVEEKFKGIISILDEECLRPGDASDLTFLEKLEDTVGGHAHFVTHKLADAKTRKVMGRDEFRLLHYAGEVNYNVNGFLDKNNDLLFRNLKEVMCMSENKILNQCFDREELSDKKRPETAATQFKASLAKLMEILMSKEPSYVRCIKPNDSKQAGRFDEVLIRHQVKYLGLMENLRVRRAGFAYRRRYEVFLQRYKSLCPDTWPNWQGKLADGVATLVKHLGYKPEEYKLGRSKIFIRFPKTLFATEEALETRKHSLATQLQAGWRGYSQKSKYQKLRTSAIAIQAWYRGILARRRAQRRRQAADTIRRFIKGFIYRHRERCPENEYFLDYVRYSFLMKLHRNLPKNVMDKSWPTPPAALTEASEHLRKLCMQNMVWSYCKKISPEWKHQMEQKMIASELFKDKKDNYPQSVPKLFVSTRLNGEDINPKVVQALGSEKMKYAVPVTKYDRKGYKARPRQLLLTANSAVIVEETKLKQRIDYGALKGISVSSLSDGLFVLHVSSDDNKQKGDVVLQSDHVIETLTKIAICSDKINNININQGSITFTVGQGKEGIIDFTPGSELLVAKAKNGHLSVTAPRLNSR, encoded by the exons ATGATGGAGTCGGCCCTGACAGCCAGAGACCGGGTGGGCGTGCAGGACTTTGTCCTGCTGGAGAACTTCACCAGCGAGGCCGCCTTCATAGAGAACCTGCGCAAACGCTTCAAAGAGAACCTCATCTAT ACATACATTGGTTCAGTGCTAGTGTCAGTTAACCCATACAAAGACCTGGAGATCTACACCAAGAACCACATGGAGCGATACCGTGGAGTCAACTTCTACGAGGTCTCACCACACAT CTATGCAGTGGCAGACAACTCGTACCGCTCCatgaggacagagaggagggacCAGTGCATCCTGATCTCTGGGGAGAGTGGCGCCGGGAAGACTGAGGCATCAAAGAAGATCCTGCAGTATTACGCCATCACCTGTCCAGCCAGCGAGCAGGTGCAGACCATCAAAGACCGCCTGCTGCAGTCCAACCCTGTGCTGGAG GCCTTTGGCAATGCCAAGACCTTGCGTAACGACAACTCAAGCCGCTTTGGCAAGTACATGGACATTCAGTTTGATTTTAAG GGTGCCCCAGTTGGAGGCCACATCATTAACTACCTGCTGGAGAAGTCCCGTGTGGTCCACCAGAACCACGGGGAGAGGAACTTCCACATTTTCTATCAGCTGAtcgagggaggggaggaggaccTGCTGAGAGCCCTGGGCCTGGAGAGGAACCCTCAGCAGTACCAGTACCTGGTCAAA GGTAACTGTCCCAAAGTGAGCTCCATCAACGATCGCAGTGATTGGAAGACGGTGAAGAAAGCCTTGACTGTGATTGGCTTCAATGAGGACGATGTGGAG GAGTTGTTGAACATAATTGCCAGTGTGCTCCACCTGGGGAATATGCAGTACGGAGGGGAAGAAGGCAATGTCTGCATCACTTCTGACACGCAGATAAAGTACCTGGCCAGG TTGTTAGGAGTGAATGGGGCAGTGCTGACAGAGGCACTCACACACAAGAAGATAATTGCCAAGGGAGAGGAG cTGATGAGCCCGCTGAACCTAGAGCAAGCGTCATCAGCTCGGGATGCTTTATCCAAGGCAGTGTATGGACGCACCTTCACCTGGCTGGTTAACAAGATCAACGCTTCACTGACATACAcg GATGACTCCCACAAGAATTACTCGGTCATTGGCCTGCTGGACATCTATGGCTTTGAGGTCTTCCAACACAACAG CTTTGAGCAGTTCTGCATCAACTACTGTAACgagaagctgcagcagctcttCATTGAGCTCACCCTAAAGTCAGAGCAGGAGGAGTACGAGGCTGAAGGCATCACG TGGGAGCCTGTGCAGTACTTCAATAACAAAATCATCTGTGACCTGGTGGAGGAGAAGTTCAAAGGCATCATCTCCATTCTG GATGAGGAGTGTCTGAGACCCGGAGACGCCAGTGATCTCACCTTCCTAGAGAAGCTGGAGGACACTGTGGGAGGACACGCGCACTTTGTCAC TCACAAGCTGGCTGATGCAAAGACCCGGAAGGTAATGGGCCGTGACGAATTCAGACTGCTGCATTACGCTGGAGAAGTCAACTACAATGTCAacg GATTTTTGGACAAGAACAACGACCTGCTCTTCAGGAACTTAAAAGAG GTTATGTGTATGTCAGAGAACAAGATCCTGAACCAGTGTTTTGACAGAGAGGAGCTGAGTGACAAAAAACGTCCCGAAACG GCAGCCACCCAGTTCAAAGCCAGTCTGGCGAAACTCATGGAGATCCTCATGTCGAAGGAGCCGTCGTACGTCCGCTGCATCAAGCCCAATGACTCCAAGCAAGCAG GTCGATTTGACGAAGTCTTGATCCGTCACCAGGTCAAGTATCTGGGGCTGATGGAGAATCTGAGGGTGAGGAGAGCCGGCTTTGCTTACAGACGGCGCTATGAGGTGTTCCTTCAGAG GTATAAGTCCCTGTGTCCAGATACATGGCCTAACTGGCAGGGGAAGCTGGCCGATGGAGTGGCCACACTGGTCAAACACCTGGGATACAAGCCAGAGGAGTACAAACTGGGCAG ATCCAAAATCTTCATCCGTTTTCCAAAGACGTTGTTTGCCACCGAGGAAGCACTTGAGACCAGGAAACATAGTCTTG CCACCCAGCTTCAGGCAGGATGGAGAGGCTACAGCCAGAAGTCCAAATACCAAAAACTCAGAACCTCAG CTATTGCCATCCAGGCGTGGTATAGAGGGATCCTGGCCAGGAGGAGAGCCCAGCGCAGGAGACAGGCTGCTGATACTATCCGCAG GTTCATCAAAGGCTTCATTTACCGCCACAGAGAACGCTGTCCAGAGAACGAGTATTTTCTGGATTATGTGCGCTACTCCTTCCTTATGAAGCTGCACAGAAACCTGCCCAAGAACGTCATGGACAAGAGCTGGCCGACACCTCCAGCTGCTCTCACCGAG GCTTCAGAGCATTTGCGTAAGCTGTGCATGCAGAACATGGTGTGGAGCTACTGCAAGAAGATCAGTCCTGAGTGGAAACACCAG ATGGAGCAGAAGATGATCGCCAGTGAGCTCTTTAAGGACAAGAAGGACAACTACCCACAGAGCGTGCCCAAACTGTTTGTCAGCACAAGACTCA ATGGTGAGGACATTAACCCCAAGGTGGTGCAGGCTCTGGGCAGTGAGAAGATGAAG TATGCAGTGCCAGTCACCAAGTACGATAGAAAAGGCTACAAGGCTCGGCCCCGCCAGCTGCTGCTCACCGCCAACAGTGCCGTTATCGTTGAGGAGACCAAACTCAAGCAGCGCATCGACTACGGAGCTctgaaag GTATCTCAGTCAGCTCTCTCAGTGACGGCTTGTTCGTTCTGCATGTGTCCAGTGACGACAACAAACAGAAG GGAGATGTTGTTCTGCAGAGTGACCATGTGATCGAGACCTTGACCAAGATTGCGATCTGTTCtgacaaaataaacaacatcaACATTAACCAGGGCAG CATAACGTTTACAGTGGGTCAGGGGAAAGAGGGGATCATAGACTTCACGCCCGGATCAGAACTACTGGTGGCCAAGGCTAAGAACGGACACTTGTCTGTG ACGGCTCCCAGACTGAACTCCAGATGA
- the LOC114550688 gene encoding unconventional myosin-Ic isoform X2: MKYRPLVVASDGVRAMMESALTARDRVGVQDFVLLENFTSEAAFIENLRKRFKENLIYTYIGSVLVSVNPYKDLEIYTKNHMERYRGVNFYEVSPHIYAVADNSYRSMRTERRDQCILISGESGAGKTEASKKILQYYAITCPASEQVQTIKDRLLQSNPVLEAFGNAKTLRNDNSSRFGKYMDIQFDFKGAPVGGHIINYLLEKSRVVHQNHGERNFHIFYQLIEGGEEDLLRALGLERNPQQYQYLVKGNCPKVSSINDRSDWKTVKKALTVIGFNEDDVEELLNIIASVLHLGNMQYGGEEGNVCITSDTQIKYLARLLGVNGAVLTEALTHKKIIAKGEELMSPLNLEQASSARDALSKAVYGRTFTWLVNKINASLTYTDDSHKNYSVIGLLDIYGFEVFQHNSFEQFCINYCNEKLQQLFIELTLKSEQEEYEAEGITWEPVQYFNNKIICDLVEEKFKGIISILDEECLRPGDASDLTFLEKLEDTVGGHAHFVTHKLADAKTRKVMGRDEFRLLHYAGEVNYNVNGFLDKNNDLLFRNLKEVMCMSENKILNQCFDREELSDKKRPETAATQFKASLAKLMEILMSKEPSYVRCIKPNDSKQAGRFDEVLIRHQVKYLGLMENLRVRRAGFAYRRRYEVFLQRYKSLCPDTWPNWQGKLADGVATLVKHLGYKPEEYKLGRSKIFIRFPKTLFATEEALETRKHSLATQLQAGWRGYSQKSKYQKLRTSAIAIQAWYRGILARRRAQRRRQAADTIRRFIKGFIYRHRERCPENEYFLDYVRYSFLMKLHRNLPKNVMDKSWPTPPAALTEASEHLRKLCMQNMVWSYCKKISPEWKHQMEQKMIASELFKDKKDNYPQSVPKLFVSTRLNGEDINPKVVQALGSEKMKYAVPVTKYDRKGYKARPRQLLLTANSAVIVEETKLKQRIDYGALKGISVSSLSDGLFVLHVSSDDNKQKGDVVLQSDHVIETLTKIAICSDKINNININQGSITFTVGQGKEGIIDFTPGSELLVAKAKNGHLSVTAPRLNSR, from the exons GTGGTGGCGAGTGACGGGGTGCGGGCTATGATGGAGTCGGCCCTGACAGCCAGAGACCGGGTGGGCGTGCAGGACTTTGTCCTGCTGGAGAACTTCACCAGCGAGGCCGCCTTCATAGAGAACCTGCGCAAACGCTTCAAAGAGAACCTCATCTAT ACATACATTGGTTCAGTGCTAGTGTCAGTTAACCCATACAAAGACCTGGAGATCTACACCAAGAACCACATGGAGCGATACCGTGGAGTCAACTTCTACGAGGTCTCACCACACAT CTATGCAGTGGCAGACAACTCGTACCGCTCCatgaggacagagaggagggacCAGTGCATCCTGATCTCTGGGGAGAGTGGCGCCGGGAAGACTGAGGCATCAAAGAAGATCCTGCAGTATTACGCCATCACCTGTCCAGCCAGCGAGCAGGTGCAGACCATCAAAGACCGCCTGCTGCAGTCCAACCCTGTGCTGGAG GCCTTTGGCAATGCCAAGACCTTGCGTAACGACAACTCAAGCCGCTTTGGCAAGTACATGGACATTCAGTTTGATTTTAAG GGTGCCCCAGTTGGAGGCCACATCATTAACTACCTGCTGGAGAAGTCCCGTGTGGTCCACCAGAACCACGGGGAGAGGAACTTCCACATTTTCTATCAGCTGAtcgagggaggggaggaggaccTGCTGAGAGCCCTGGGCCTGGAGAGGAACCCTCAGCAGTACCAGTACCTGGTCAAA GGTAACTGTCCCAAAGTGAGCTCCATCAACGATCGCAGTGATTGGAAGACGGTGAAGAAAGCCTTGACTGTGATTGGCTTCAATGAGGACGATGTGGAG GAGTTGTTGAACATAATTGCCAGTGTGCTCCACCTGGGGAATATGCAGTACGGAGGGGAAGAAGGCAATGTCTGCATCACTTCTGACACGCAGATAAAGTACCTGGCCAGG TTGTTAGGAGTGAATGGGGCAGTGCTGACAGAGGCACTCACACACAAGAAGATAATTGCCAAGGGAGAGGAG cTGATGAGCCCGCTGAACCTAGAGCAAGCGTCATCAGCTCGGGATGCTTTATCCAAGGCAGTGTATGGACGCACCTTCACCTGGCTGGTTAACAAGATCAACGCTTCACTGACATACAcg GATGACTCCCACAAGAATTACTCGGTCATTGGCCTGCTGGACATCTATGGCTTTGAGGTCTTCCAACACAACAG CTTTGAGCAGTTCTGCATCAACTACTGTAACgagaagctgcagcagctcttCATTGAGCTCACCCTAAAGTCAGAGCAGGAGGAGTACGAGGCTGAAGGCATCACG TGGGAGCCTGTGCAGTACTTCAATAACAAAATCATCTGTGACCTGGTGGAGGAGAAGTTCAAAGGCATCATCTCCATTCTG GATGAGGAGTGTCTGAGACCCGGAGACGCCAGTGATCTCACCTTCCTAGAGAAGCTGGAGGACACTGTGGGAGGACACGCGCACTTTGTCAC TCACAAGCTGGCTGATGCAAAGACCCGGAAGGTAATGGGCCGTGACGAATTCAGACTGCTGCATTACGCTGGAGAAGTCAACTACAATGTCAacg GATTTTTGGACAAGAACAACGACCTGCTCTTCAGGAACTTAAAAGAG GTTATGTGTATGTCAGAGAACAAGATCCTGAACCAGTGTTTTGACAGAGAGGAGCTGAGTGACAAAAAACGTCCCGAAACG GCAGCCACCCAGTTCAAAGCCAGTCTGGCGAAACTCATGGAGATCCTCATGTCGAAGGAGCCGTCGTACGTCCGCTGCATCAAGCCCAATGACTCCAAGCAAGCAG GTCGATTTGACGAAGTCTTGATCCGTCACCAGGTCAAGTATCTGGGGCTGATGGAGAATCTGAGGGTGAGGAGAGCCGGCTTTGCTTACAGACGGCGCTATGAGGTGTTCCTTCAGAG GTATAAGTCCCTGTGTCCAGATACATGGCCTAACTGGCAGGGGAAGCTGGCCGATGGAGTGGCCACACTGGTCAAACACCTGGGATACAAGCCAGAGGAGTACAAACTGGGCAG ATCCAAAATCTTCATCCGTTTTCCAAAGACGTTGTTTGCCACCGAGGAAGCACTTGAGACCAGGAAACATAGTCTTG CCACCCAGCTTCAGGCAGGATGGAGAGGCTACAGCCAGAAGTCCAAATACCAAAAACTCAGAACCTCAG CTATTGCCATCCAGGCGTGGTATAGAGGGATCCTGGCCAGGAGGAGAGCCCAGCGCAGGAGACAGGCTGCTGATACTATCCGCAG GTTCATCAAAGGCTTCATTTACCGCCACAGAGAACGCTGTCCAGAGAACGAGTATTTTCTGGATTATGTGCGCTACTCCTTCCTTATGAAGCTGCACAGAAACCTGCCCAAGAACGTCATGGACAAGAGCTGGCCGACACCTCCAGCTGCTCTCACCGAG GCTTCAGAGCATTTGCGTAAGCTGTGCATGCAGAACATGGTGTGGAGCTACTGCAAGAAGATCAGTCCTGAGTGGAAACACCAG ATGGAGCAGAAGATGATCGCCAGTGAGCTCTTTAAGGACAAGAAGGACAACTACCCACAGAGCGTGCCCAAACTGTTTGTCAGCACAAGACTCA ATGGTGAGGACATTAACCCCAAGGTGGTGCAGGCTCTGGGCAGTGAGAAGATGAAG TATGCAGTGCCAGTCACCAAGTACGATAGAAAAGGCTACAAGGCTCGGCCCCGCCAGCTGCTGCTCACCGCCAACAGTGCCGTTATCGTTGAGGAGACCAAACTCAAGCAGCGCATCGACTACGGAGCTctgaaag GTATCTCAGTCAGCTCTCTCAGTGACGGCTTGTTCGTTCTGCATGTGTCCAGTGACGACAACAAACAGAAG GGAGATGTTGTTCTGCAGAGTGACCATGTGATCGAGACCTTGACCAAGATTGCGATCTGTTCtgacaaaataaacaacatcaACATTAACCAGGGCAG CATAACGTTTACAGTGGGTCAGGGGAAAGAGGGGATCATAGACTTCACGCCCGGATCAGAACTACTGGTGGCCAAGGCTAAGAACGGACACTTGTCTGTG ACGGCTCCCAGACTGAACTCCAGATGA